CGGGCTTCAAGGACTTCAGGGTCGCGCACCAGCAGGCGGAAATATTCCGACTTGGCGCGGGCGCGATCGACCAGGCCATTGAAATGCCGTTCGGTCAGCTCGGCCTCGGGCAGCGGATCGATCCAGGAGACCCAGCCGAGCTCATCCTGGGTGAAGACGACGGGCGGAGTGACGGTGGCGCTCATGATTGCTGCCTCCTCTTATGCGTTCACGGCAGCGAGCGTGCGCAAGCCGGTGACGACGCGCACCTGGAACGACAGGAATGCGACGAGCTGGGAGAACGTGACGATGCCGCTGGTCGACCAGCCGGCGGCGAGCAGTGCCTTCATGTCGGCGGACGCGGCATCGCGCGGACGGAACACCAGCAGATGCGCGTGCTCGAACGCCGCGGCTAGTCTGCCGCCAAGGGCGGACTTGCCCTCTGCACTCACGCGGTAGATCAAGCCGGCCGTGTTCTCGGCTGACAACGGCCCGGCCGGATACGCGCCGTACGGCCCTGAGGTTTCGCCGCGCCCGATTTCGGCTTCGACAACCTCCACCAGGCGCGCGCCATCGGCGGCCGCCGCTAGCTTCGCCCGGTAGAAGGCGGTGACATTGGGCTCGCGGTGCAGGCCGATGACGAAGAGCGCGATTGCCGCGCGTTCCACAAGCGAGAACTCGCTGGCGTCGATCGGCTCGAACAGAGAGAGATAGCTCTTCTGCGCGTTCTCGCGCGCCTGAAGGCGGCGGGCGCGGATGGCGTCCAGGGCCGAGCCCGGCTCGATCCCGGCGAGCGTGTCGATGATATCCGTCGTGCCCATCATTCAGCCTCGTGCAACACGTTGATGCCCGTCGGTCGCCGCCGTCCGGACCCAGCCCAGCGCCGGCGCGACCCTCTCCGCGACCAGCTCGATCGAGCGGAGGACATAGGGATGCGGCGCATCGACCGAATGGGCCTGGAAGACCAGATCGGTCACCCGCTCCAGCGTAGCATCCGTGCGGAGCGAGGCGATGACGTCGTCGACCGCGCCGACATGGGTGTCGAACGCCGTGATCATCTCTTCCAGCGTCTCGCCGGGAGGCAAGTGCCCGCCCTTCATGAATTGCGGCAGCGCGCGCCGCAGTCCGATGTCGGCGAGGCGCATCGCCTCGGCGTGGTCGTCGGCGACGAAGACGCTGCGTGAGGCCATGATGCGCGGCTCGCAGCCCGGCGGCAGTGCTTCGAGATAGGCATCGATGATCGGGTTCTGGATCTCGGCAAGCATCGCCT
The genomic region above belongs to Bradyrhizobium arachidis and contains:
- a CDS encoding CMD domain protein; this translates as MGTTDIIDTLAGIEPGSALDAIRARRLQARENAQKSYLSLFEPIDASEFSLVERAAIALFVIGLHREPNVTAFYRAKLAAAADGARLVEVVEAEIGRGETSGPYGAYPAGPLSAENTAGLIYRVSAEGKSALGGRLAAAFEHAHLLVFRPRDAASADMKALLAAGWSTSGIVTFSQLVAFLSFQVRVVTGLRTLAAVNA